A region from the Drosophila takahashii strain IR98-3 E-12201 chromosome 2L, DtakHiC1v2, whole genome shotgun sequence genome encodes:
- the Caper gene encoding RNA-binding protein 39 isoform X2, translating to MAEDFDVEAMLEAPYQKNNVSAGSGGRGGRRRSGSSPGGGGHDDDFGENGPRNGSGGGSTHKKQSKRSRSRSGSRDGKSRRDRGSERSSQRDKDKERERHRDGGGDRDRHRREGGDRDRERDRDRDQRRRSRSRDERGGGGGGDDRRIRHGDRDRERRSRDRRGGSKSLHQQDRSRDKRRRSRSRDQQRKRLSPIRERKRSHSRSKDRNRRRGTHSPRRRSPANGGGDRTPPTELSPEERDARTVFCIQLSQRVRARDLEEFFSSVGKVRDVRLITCNKTKRFKGIAYIEFEDPESVALALGLSGQRLLGVPIMVQHTQAEKNRLQNAAPAFQPKSHTGPMRLYVGSLHFNITEDMLRGIFEPFGKIDAIQLIMDTETGRSKGYGFITYHNADDAKKALEQLNGFELAGRLMKVGNVTERLDMNTTSLDTDEMDRTGIDLGATGRLQLMFKLAEGAGLAVPQAAANALLATAPQPAPVQQQEAAPSIATQCFILSNMFDPRTETNPTWDVEIRDDVLEECAKHGGVLHIHVDTASPTGTVYVKCPGTTTAVLAVNALHGRWFAGRVITAAYVPVINYHSMFPDSINAVDLVAITRKNTDD from the exons ATGGCCGAGGACTTTGATGTGGAGGCGATGCTCGAGGCGCCGTATCAGAAAAAC AATGTCAGTGCGGGCAGCGGTGGACGTGGTGGACGCAGGCGCAGCGGCAGCAGTCCCGGCGGCGGAGGCCACGACGACGACTTCGGCGAGAACGGTCCTCGGAACGGCAGCGGCGGTGgaagtacacacaaaaagcaGAGCAAGCGGTCACG GAGTAGAAGCGGCTCACGAGATGGCAAATCCCGCCGAGATCGCGGCAGTGAGCGCAGCAGTCAAAGGGACAAGGATAAGGAGCGCGAACGACACCGCGATGGAGGAGGTGACCGAGATCGACACCGCAGAGAAGGCGGTGATCGGGATCGCGAGCGGGACCGTGATCGCGACCAGAGACGTCGCAGTCGATCGCGGGATGAGCGTggtggcggcggaggaggcgatGATCGTCGCATACGCCATGGCGATCGTGACAGGGAGCGACGCTCGCGGGATCGACGTGGAGGCAGCAAATCCCTGCACCAGCAGGATCGGTCCCGGGATAAACGTCGACGCAGTCGGTCGCGCGATCAGCAGCGCAAGCGGCTGAGTCCGATCCGTGAACGCAAGCGAAGTCATTCTCGTTCAAAGGATAGAAA CCGTCGTCGAGGAACCCACTCGCCTCGTCGCCGCTCTCCAGCGAACGGTGGTGGCGACCGAACCCCGCCCACCGAGCTGAGTCCCGAGGAGCGTGACGCCCGTACCGTTTTCTGCATCCAGCTGTCGCAACGAGTGCGCGCCCGTGACCTGGAGGAGTTCTTCTCCAGCGTAGGCAAGGTGCGCGACGTGCGGCTAATCACGTGCAACAAGACAAAGCGCTTCAAGGGCATCGCTTATATTGAGTTTGAAGATCCGGAGTCGGTGGCTTTGGCTCTCGGTCTCTCCGGCCAGCGGCTGCTTGGGGTGCCCATTATGGTGCAGCACACGCAGGCCGAGAAGAATCGCCTACAGAATGCGGCGCCCGCATTCCAGCCGAAGAGTCACACAGGTCCCATGCGCCTCTACGTGGGATCGCTGCACTTCAACATTACCGAGGACATGCTGAGGGGCATATTCGAGCCGTTTGGCAAGATCGATGCCATTCAATTGATCATGGACACGGAGACAGGTCGATCTAAGGGATACGGTTTTATTACG TACCACAATGCTGATGATGCCAAAAAGGCTTTGGAGCAACTGAACGGCTTCGAGCTGGCCGGCCGCCTCATGAAGGTGGGCAATGTGACCGAGCGTCTGGACATGAACACCACCTCGCTGGACACGGACGAGATGGATCGCACGGGCATCGATCTGGGCGCCACGGGCCGCCTGCAGCTGATGTTCAAGCTGGCGGAGGGAGCTGGATTGGCGGTGCCCCAGGCGGCGGCCAATGCGCTGCTGGCCACAGCTCCTCAACCGGCGCCGGTGCAGCAACAGGAGGCTGCCCCGTCGATAGCCACGCAGTGCTTCATACTCTCCAATATGTTCGATCCGCGCACGGAGACGAATCCCACCTGGGACGTGGAGATCCGCGATGATGTGCTCGAGGAGTGCGCCAAGCACGGCGGTGTGCTGCACATCCACGTGGACACCGCCTCGCCCACGGGCACCGTCTATGTGAAGTGCCCGGGCACCACGACTGCTGTGCTGGCGGTGAACGCGCTGCACGGACGCTGGTTTGCCGGACGAGTGATCACGGCGGCCTATGTGCCCGTGATCAACTACCACTCCATGTTTCCGGACTCCATCAACGCCGTCGATCTGGTGGCGATCACGCGCAAGAACACCGACGATTGA
- the Rab30 gene encoding ras-related protein Rab-30, translating into MEDYKFLFKIVLVGNAGVGKTCLVRRFTQGLFPPGQGATIGVDFMIKTVEVEGEKIKLQIWDTAGQERFRSITQSYYRSAHALILVYDISCQPTFDCLPDWLREIQEYANSKVLKILVGNKTDRDDREIPTPIGEEFAKQHDMYFLETSAKEAENVERLFYEIAAELIGQARSKDGSSSAAAAAAQRQSEGSSIGLGSFSAKAAQSNCCGGLASGGGSSSNSSQVG; encoded by the coding sequence ATGGAGGACTACAAGTTCCTGTTCAAAATCGTCCTGGTGGGCAATGCGGGCGTGGGCAAAACCTGCCTGGTGCGCCGCTTCACCCAAGGCCTCTTTCCACCCGGCCAAGGTGCCACCATTGGCGTGGACTTCATGATCAAGACGGTGGAGGTGGAGGGCGAGAAGATCAAGCTGCAGATCTGGGACACTGCCGGCCAGGAGCGTTTCCGCTCCATCACCCAGAGCTACTATCGTTCGGCACATGCTTTGATCCTGGTCTACGACATTAGCTGCCAACCCACGTTCGACTGCCTGCCCGATTGGCTGCGCGAGATCCAGGAGTATGCCAACTCCAAGGTGCTCAAGATTCTGGTGGGGAACAAGACGGACCGGGATGACCGCGAGATACCCACGCCGATTGGCGAGGAGTTTGCCAAGCAGCACGACATGTACTTCCTGGAGACATCCGCCAAGGAGGCGGAGAATGTGGAGCGGCTGTTCTACGAGATAGCCGCCGAACTGATTGGTCAGGCGAGGAGCAAGGATGGCAGTAGTTcggctgcggcggcggcagcccAGCGCCAGTCGGAGGGCAGTTCCATCGGACTGGGGAGCTTCAGTGCCAAGGCAGCGCAGAGCAATTGCTGCGGCGGACTCgccagcggcggcggcagcagctccAACTCTAGTCAAGTGGGCTGA
- the Caper gene encoding RNA-binding protein 39 isoform X1, whose translation MAEDFDVEAMLEAPYQKNNVSAGSGGRGGRRRSGSSPGGGGHDDDFGENGPRNGSGGGSTHKKQSKRSRSRSGSRDGKSRRDRGSERSSQRDKDKERERHRDGGGDRDRHRREGGDRDRERDRDRDQRRRSRSRDERGGGGGGDDRRIRHGDRDRERRSRDRRGGSKSLHQQDRSRDKRRRSRSRDQQRKRLSPIRERKRSHSRSKDRNSRRRGTHSPRRRSPANGGGDRTPPTELSPEERDARTVFCIQLSQRVRARDLEEFFSSVGKVRDVRLITCNKTKRFKGIAYIEFEDPESVALALGLSGQRLLGVPIMVQHTQAEKNRLQNAAPAFQPKSHTGPMRLYVGSLHFNITEDMLRGIFEPFGKIDAIQLIMDTETGRSKGYGFITYHNADDAKKALEQLNGFELAGRLMKVGNVTERLDMNTTSLDTDEMDRTGIDLGATGRLQLMFKLAEGAGLAVPQAAANALLATAPQPAPVQQQEAAPSIATQCFILSNMFDPRTETNPTWDVEIRDDVLEECAKHGGVLHIHVDTASPTGTVYVKCPGTTTAVLAVNALHGRWFAGRVITAAYVPVINYHSMFPDSINAVDLVAITRKNTDD comes from the exons ATGGCCGAGGACTTTGATGTGGAGGCGATGCTCGAGGCGCCGTATCAGAAAAAC AATGTCAGTGCGGGCAGCGGTGGACGTGGTGGACGCAGGCGCAGCGGCAGCAGTCCCGGCGGCGGAGGCCACGACGACGACTTCGGCGAGAACGGTCCTCGGAACGGCAGCGGCGGTGgaagtacacacaaaaagcaGAGCAAGCGGTCACG GAGTAGAAGCGGCTCACGAGATGGCAAATCCCGCCGAGATCGCGGCAGTGAGCGCAGCAGTCAAAGGGACAAGGATAAGGAGCGCGAACGACACCGCGATGGAGGAGGTGACCGAGATCGACACCGCAGAGAAGGCGGTGATCGGGATCGCGAGCGGGACCGTGATCGCGACCAGAGACGTCGCAGTCGATCGCGGGATGAGCGTggtggcggcggaggaggcgatGATCGTCGCATACGCCATGGCGATCGTGACAGGGAGCGACGCTCGCGGGATCGACGTGGAGGCAGCAAATCCCTGCACCAGCAGGATCGGTCCCGGGATAAACGTCGACGCAGTCGGTCGCGCGATCAGCAGCGCAAGCGGCTGAGTCCGATCCGTGAACGCAAGCGAAGTCATTCTCGTTCAAAGGATAGAAA TAGCCGTCGTCGAGGAACCCACTCGCCTCGTCGCCGCTCTCCAGCGAACGGTGGTGGCGACCGAACCCCGCCCACCGAGCTGAGTCCCGAGGAGCGTGACGCCCGTACCGTTTTCTGCATCCAGCTGTCGCAACGAGTGCGCGCCCGTGACCTGGAGGAGTTCTTCTCCAGCGTAGGCAAGGTGCGCGACGTGCGGCTAATCACGTGCAACAAGACAAAGCGCTTCAAGGGCATCGCTTATATTGAGTTTGAAGATCCGGAGTCGGTGGCTTTGGCTCTCGGTCTCTCCGGCCAGCGGCTGCTTGGGGTGCCCATTATGGTGCAGCACACGCAGGCCGAGAAGAATCGCCTACAGAATGCGGCGCCCGCATTCCAGCCGAAGAGTCACACAGGTCCCATGCGCCTCTACGTGGGATCGCTGCACTTCAACATTACCGAGGACATGCTGAGGGGCATATTCGAGCCGTTTGGCAAGATCGATGCCATTCAATTGATCATGGACACGGAGACAGGTCGATCTAAGGGATACGGTTTTATTACG TACCACAATGCTGATGATGCCAAAAAGGCTTTGGAGCAACTGAACGGCTTCGAGCTGGCCGGCCGCCTCATGAAGGTGGGCAATGTGACCGAGCGTCTGGACATGAACACCACCTCGCTGGACACGGACGAGATGGATCGCACGGGCATCGATCTGGGCGCCACGGGCCGCCTGCAGCTGATGTTCAAGCTGGCGGAGGGAGCTGGATTGGCGGTGCCCCAGGCGGCGGCCAATGCGCTGCTGGCCACAGCTCCTCAACCGGCGCCGGTGCAGCAACAGGAGGCTGCCCCGTCGATAGCCACGCAGTGCTTCATACTCTCCAATATGTTCGATCCGCGCACGGAGACGAATCCCACCTGGGACGTGGAGATCCGCGATGATGTGCTCGAGGAGTGCGCCAAGCACGGCGGTGTGCTGCACATCCACGTGGACACCGCCTCGCCCACGGGCACCGTCTATGTGAAGTGCCCGGGCACCACGACTGCTGTGCTGGCGGTGAACGCGCTGCACGGACGCTGGTTTGCCGGACGAGTGATCACGGCGGCCTATGTGCCCGTGATCAACTACCACTCCATGTTTCCGGACTCCATCAACGCCGTCGATCTGGTGGCGATCACGCGCAAGAACACCGACGATTGA
- the LOC108069239 gene encoding mitochondrial magnesium exporter 1-like, with the protein MEETEIATENKSNPFKSLIAGGVGGMCMVLVGYPLDTIKVRLQTMPTPLPGQSPRYKGVVDCTARIFRQEGFRGFCKGISAPLMAVTPIFAVDLAVYAAVKRFFQKDDRVAITYPQIFIAGAVAGVCTGLVTVPSDRIKILLQTQSVSKGPQLYHGTMDTAIKLYKQGGIRSLFKGTCACILKESPTGIYYVTYEFLQELARKNSKTGQISATSTILSGGTAGIVFWTLAVPFDVLKSRLQSAPEGTYKHGIRSVFRDLMATEGPKALFRGSVPILLLAFPTVAAFFSGVELTNALLKSKT; encoded by the exons ATGGAGGAGACGGAGATCGCCacggaaaataaatcaaatcctTTTAAGTCCTTAATAGCAGGTGGCGTGGGTGGAATGTGCATGGTGCTGGTTGGATATCCCTTGGACACAATAAAG GTTCGCCTTCAAACCATGCCCACGCCATTGCCCGGTCAATCTCCCCGATATAAGGGAGTGGTGGATTGTACGGCCCGGATCTTTCGGCAAGAGGGTTTCCGTGGATTCTGCAAAGGAATTTCTGCTCCCCTGATGGCGGTGACTCCCATCTTTGCCGTGGACTTAGCGGTCTATGCAGCGGTAAAAAGATTTTTCCAAAAGGACGACCGCGTAGCGATCACCTATCCGCAGATCTTCATCGCCGGAGCCGTGGCCGGAGTTTGTACGGGTCTCGTCACAGTGCCCAGTGATCGGATAAAGATTCTGCTACAGACACAGTCCGTGTCCAAAGGACCACAACTCTATCATGGAACCATGGACACAGCCATAAAGCTCTATAAGCAAGGTGGGATTAGAAGCCTCTTCAAAGGAACCTGTGCCTGCATTCTGAAAG AATCGCCCACCGGAATTTATTATGTGACCTACGAGTTCCTCCAGGAATTGGCCAGAAAGAATTCCAAGACTGGGCAGATCAGCGCCACTTCAACAATTCTTTCTGGCGGAACGGCTGGAATTGTGTTTTGGACTTTGGCCGTGCCCTTCGATGTACTTAAGAGCCGCCTACAGTCAG CACCTGAGGGCACTTACAAGCACGGCATTCGAAGCGTTTTCAGAGACCTAATGGCCACAGAAGGTCCCAAAGCTCTATTCCGCGGAAGTGTACCAATTTTACTATTAGCCTTTCCAACCGTCGCCGCATTTTTCTCTGGCGTGGAGCTAACCAATGCTTTATTAAAATCTAAGACTTAA